A window of Elusimicrobiota bacterium contains these coding sequences:
- the metF gene encoding methylenetetrahydrofolate reductase [NAD(P)H] has translation MKIPDILAQKRPAFSFEFFPPKTDDDAAHLLATARQLKELDPAFISVTWGAGGSTRRKTLDIVSAVKKDLGVETMAHLTCVGASREDIDGVLTEIRQRGIKNVLALRGDPPKGSTAFVTHPGGFSHANELVAHIKKFGDFCVGVAGYPEKHIEAPSFEADLDNLKRKMDAGADFIITQLFFGNDDFLRFRDKASARGVVAPILPGIMPVTNVGQLKRFTTLCGAKIPNELLQRLEAVQEDAEAVIRLGVAHAVGQGRRLLDAGVPGIHFYTLNRSRSTADVLKALRAR, from the coding sequence GTGAAGATCCCCGACATTCTCGCTCAGAAACGCCCCGCCTTTTCCTTTGAATTTTTTCCTCCCAAAACGGACGACGACGCCGCTCATTTGCTGGCCACCGCCCGCCAATTGAAGGAATTGGACCCGGCGTTCATCTCCGTCACTTGGGGCGCGGGGGGAAGCACTCGTCGGAAAACCCTGGACATCGTGAGCGCGGTGAAAAAGGATTTGGGCGTGGAAACGATGGCCCACCTGACCTGCGTGGGGGCCTCCCGGGAGGACATCGACGGGGTTTTAACCGAGATTCGCCAGCGCGGCATTAAAAACGTCCTGGCCCTCCGGGGAGATCCCCCGAAGGGATCGACCGCCTTTGTGACCCACCCCGGCGGTTTCTCCCACGCCAACGAATTGGTCGCGCACATTAAGAAATTCGGGGATTTCTGCGTCGGGGTGGCCGGCTATCCTGAAAAACACATCGAAGCCCCGTCCTTCGAGGCGGATTTGGACAACCTGAAGCGGAAAATGGACGCCGGGGCGGATTTTATCATCACGCAACTTTTCTTCGGCAACGACGACTTCCTTCGTTTCCGCGACAAGGCCTCGGCCCGGGGCGTCGTCGCGCCGATTCTGCCGGGGATCATGCCCGTGACGAACGTCGGACAGCTGAAACGTTTCACCACTCTCTGCGGCGCGAAGATTCCCAACGAACTCCTTCAGCGTTTGGAGGCGGTGCAGGAAGACGCCGAAGCGGTCATCCGCCTGGGCGTCGCCCACGCCGTTGGCCAGGGCCGCCGTCTGTTGGACGCCGGTGTGCCGGGAATCCATTTTTACACGCTCAACCGATCCCGCTCCACCGCCGACGTTTTAAAAGCCCTCCGCGCTCGCTGA
- a CDS encoding antibiotic biosynthesis monooxygenase, which yields MRALTVVAQARAKKGSEKILEDALRRVARESQREEGCLMYVVHRDAADPAFFMTVERWRGQPDIDRHMASSHIGELLRRIPEWVAGAPSITVLEALADGNPEKGFPN from the coding sequence GTGCGCGCGTTGACCGTGGTGGCCCAGGCCCGGGCCAAAAAAGGATCCGAAAAAATATTGGAGGACGCCCTCCGGCGGGTCGCCCGGGAGAGCCAGCGCGAAGAGGGGTGTTTGATGTACGTCGTCCATCGGGACGCGGCGGACCCCGCTTTTTTCATGACCGTGGAACGGTGGCGGGGCCAACCGGACATCGATCGGCACATGGCGTCCTCCCACATCGGGGAACTTCTGCGCCGGATTCCCGAATGGGTGGCGGGCGCCCCTTCGATCACCGTTTTGGAAGCCCTGGCGGATGGAAATCCGGAAAAAGGTTTCCCGAATTAA
- a CDS encoding prepilin-type N-terminal cleavage/methylation domain-containing protein, translated as MKLHVSRIFDAAIGKSGRSRRTFLHRVRLFPFSISAFTLIELMLVVAIIGLLAAIALQNLPIS; from the coding sequence ATGAAACTCCATGTTTCCAGAATTTTTGATGCGGCGATCGGCAAATCTGGGCGATCCCGGCGGACTTTTCTCCATCGGGTTCGATTATTTCCGTTTTCAATTTCGGCTTTCACATTGATTGAATTGATGTTGGTGGTGGCGATTATTGGATTGTTGGCCGCCATCGCCCTCCAGAATTTGCCGATCTCGTGA
- a CDS encoding type II secretion system protein, producing MNRRSPGAFTLVEMMIVVAIISLLSAVAFPRFSNMLGKSREAALRGKLGTIRSAISIYYADTEGTFPIDLGVALTSGNRYLSEMPLVQIPNYPGHAANNLVGTNCSEWDCTDNTGAAYRYNPNQGYLAINCEHTDSTSRTWSTW from the coding sequence ATGAATCGCCGGTCCCCGGGAGCGTTTACCTTGGTGGAAATGATGATTGTGGTCGCGATCATCAGTCTGCTTTCCGCCGTGGCGTTCCCGCGATTTTCCAATATGCTGGGGAAATCCCGGGAGGCGGCCTTGCGGGGCAAGCTGGGAACGATTCGAAGCGCCATCAGCATTTATTACGCCGACACCGAGGGGACCTTCCCCATCGACCTCGGCGTCGCCTTGACCAGCGGAAATCGCTATTTAAGTGAAATGCCGCTGGTTCAAATTCCCAATTACCCGGGGCACGCGGCCAATAATTTGGTGGGGACCAACTGTTCCGAATGGGATTGCACGGACAACACCGGCGCCGCTTATCGTTACAACCCAAACCAAGGCTATTTGGCCATTAATTGCGAACACACGGACTCGACCTCCCGAACATGGAGCACTTGGTAA
- a CDS encoding CPBP family intramembrane metalloprotease: MRWKPLVEVLGFYGLVLAAIWGGQSLNLHGQVWIGAVLLLGATVVSSRKHGDGRERLGLGRNTWRPATRLTLLYAGPVLLLLGIAALSRPAPPWPKILFGLAGYPLWAFAQEYALLSFAANRLEEGLGQKPVLVATVNSVLFAAVHAPNPVLVGACLLSGWAFTKIFLRTRNILPLALAHALGGFLLSWILLHQYNGMMVGPAYWKWAGVPGPHP, translated from the coding sequence ATGAGATGGAAACCACTGGTCGAGGTTCTGGGTTTCTATGGATTGGTCCTGGCGGCCATCTGGGGCGGACAATCCTTGAACCTTCACGGCCAGGTGTGGATCGGGGCCGTTCTTCTGTTGGGAGCCACCGTCGTTTCGAGTCGAAAACACGGGGACGGGCGGGAACGTCTGGGATTGGGGCGGAACACTTGGCGACCCGCGACCCGTTTGACCCTTCTATACGCCGGGCCGGTTTTGCTTCTTTTGGGTATCGCGGCTCTTTCCCGTCCCGCCCCGCCGTGGCCCAAGATTCTATTTGGTCTGGCGGGTTACCCCCTCTGGGCCTTCGCCCAGGAATACGCCCTGCTTAGTTTCGCTGCCAATCGGTTGGAGGAAGGTTTGGGTCAAAAACCGGTGTTGGTGGCGACCGTCAACAGCGTTCTTTTCGCGGCGGTGCACGCGCCGAACCCGGTCCTCGTGGGGGCGTGTCTTTTAAGCGGGTGGGCATTCACAAAGATATTTCTCAGAACCCGAAACATTTTGCCCCTGGCCCTGGCCCACGCCCTGGGAGGATTTCTATTGAGCTGGATACTGCTCCATCAATACAACGGAATGATGGTGGGCCCCGCTTATTGGAAATGGGCCGGTGTTCCCGGGCCCCATCCTTAA